The Streptomyces hundungensis genome contains the following window.
GTCGCCTCGCGGTCCTCCCAGCACTCGAAGATGTTCGGACAGCCAGCCTCCTGGCAGACCGTGTGCAGCCCCTCGCTCTTCACCAGCTTCTGGAGCTGGTTGTACTCGGGGCCCATCTTCGCCCGGGTCTTGATCCACTCGGGCTTGCGCTCGATGGGGGTCTGGCTGTTCCGGACCTCCAGGCGCAGCATCTTGCGTCCGTCGGGTGCGACTGCGGACACGTCCGGCTCCCTGTGACTTCGATTCTTCGGCGAACCCTAGGGTACGCCCGTTGTTTGCTCGGGTTCGGTGCGGCTTCCCCCGGGGGGTAACTCGCGGGGGGTTCGGCCACATTCCCCTGCCGAGCTCCCGGGAGCTCGGCCCCCGGGGAGCCGGGTCCGCTACGCGGAGGCCCGCTCGATCTCGCGCGGGGCCAGTTCCGCGTGCTCCAGGATGTCCTTGAGGTGGCGCTCGACCACGGGGAGCACCTCCTCGATCGTGACCTCGCGGCCCAGCTCGTAGGAGAGCGAGGTCACACCCGCGTCCCGGATCCCGCACGGCACGATCCGGTCGAACCAGGTGTTGTCCGGGTTCACGTTGAAGGAGAAGCCGTGCATCGTGACGCCCTTGGCGACGCGGATGCCGATCGCCGCCAGCTTGCGGTCCTCGCGGCGCTGGCCGGCGTTGGAGGGCGCGTACTCGGGGCCGTTGAGGCGGGCGTCGAACTCGTCGTCGTGCAGACGCGGGTCGAAGTCGAGGGAGAGGCCGCCGAGCTTCGGGCGCTGCTCGATCGGGTCGCCCAGGACCCAGACGCCGCTGCGGCCCTCGATCCGGGTGGTGGCGAGGCCGAAGTCGGCGGCGGTACGGATCAGGGCCTCTTCGAGACGGCGTACGTGCGCGACGACGTCCACCGGGCGGGGCAGCTTCTGGATCGGGTAGCCGACCAGCTGGCCCGGGCCGTGCCAGGTGATCTTGCCGCCGCGGTCGACGTCGATGACGGGGGTGCCGTCCAGGGGGCGCTCGCTGTCCTCGGTGCGCCGCCCCGCCGTGTAGACCGGCGGGTGCTCCAGGAGCAGACACGTGTCCGGAACCTCGTCGGCGAACCGGGCCGCGTGCACCCGGCGCTGCTCGTCCCAGGCCTCCTGGTACTCGACCGCGTCCTTGCCGAATCCCAGCCGGACAAATCGCAGCTCGTTCACGCCAGCTCTCCCGTCGAACGTCTCGGATGCGTCCCGTGCGCGCTCCTCACTGTACGACCGTGTTCGACAACCCCCGTACGCCCCTGACCCCGGCAGAAACGGCACGTCACCACACGATCGGATGAATGCGGGGCGAAGGTGGCGGCACCGGCCGTATTGACCGCTAAATTCTCGCCGTTCCATGAGGGCTGCAAGGTTGGCCCGGAAGGCAGGAGAACGCAGAGCTGATGACGGAACGACCCTCGCAGCGCACCCCCAACCGCCAGCTCGCCGCACTCATCGCAGAAGCCGGGTTCTCCAATGCCGGCCTCGCCCGCCGCGTTGACCAGCTCGGTCTCGAGCACGGCCTGGACCTGCGCTACGACAAGACCTCGGTGACCCGATGGCTGCGCGGCCAGCAACCACGCGGCACCACACCCGCCCTCATCGCCGAGGTGTTCACCCGGCGGCTCGGCCGCCGGCTCTCCGCGCAGGACCTGGGCCTGGATGCCTGCGCGCCGGTGTACGCCGGTCTGGAGTTCGCGGCGACCCCGGAGGAGGCCGTCGACATCGTCAGCGGTCTGTGGCGCAAGGACTCGGGCAGCCACGCCGAACTCCGCAAGATCGCGTTCACCCCCGCGGGCCTGGTGGTCCCGAGCCGGGACTGGCTGATCGGGCGGGCCGACGACCGGGTGGGCCGCGGCGAGCCGAACCCCCAGGCCCAGACGGCCCGCATCCCCGTCCAGGGCCGCCCCTCGGTGCCGCGCCAGCGCACCACCGACCGCGGGCCGGGACAGCGGGTGACCGGCGGGGACATCGCGGCGCTGCGCTCGGTGGCCGAACTGTTCCGCACGCTGGACCACGCCTACGGCGGCGGCCACGCGCGCCAGGCACTGGTGCGCTATCTGGAGCACGAGGCCGAGCCGATGCTGCGGGGCACCTACGGCGAGAACGTGGGGCGCCGGCTCTTCGCGGCCGCGGCCGACCTGACCAGACTGGCCGGCTGGACCTCGTACGACATCGCGGCGCACGGGCTCGCCCAGCGCTACTTCGTGCAGGCGCTGCGGCTCGCCCAGGCCGCGGGGGACCGGGCGTACGGCTCCTATGTGCTGGTCACCATGAGCCGGCAGGCCGTCTACCTCGGGCA
Protein-coding sequences here:
- the lipB gene encoding lipoyl(octanoyl) transferase LipB — protein: MNELRFVRLGFGKDAVEYQEAWDEQRRVHAARFADEVPDTCLLLEHPPVYTAGRRTEDSERPLDGTPVIDVDRGGKITWHGPGQLVGYPIQKLPRPVDVVAHVRRLEEALIRTAADFGLATTRIEGRSGVWVLGDPIEQRPKLGGLSLDFDPRLHDDEFDARLNGPEYAPSNAGQRREDRKLAAIGIRVAKGVTMHGFSFNVNPDNTWFDRIVPCGIRDAGVTSLSYELGREVTIEEVLPVVERHLKDILEHAELAPREIERASA
- a CDS encoding regulator, giving the protein MTERPSQRTPNRQLAALIAEAGFSNAGLARRVDQLGLEHGLDLRYDKTSVTRWLRGQQPRGTTPALIAEVFTRRLGRRLSAQDLGLDACAPVYAGLEFAATPEEAVDIVSGLWRKDSGSHAELRKIAFTPAGLVVPSRDWLIGRADDRVGRGEPNPQAQTARIPVQGRPSVPRQRTTDRGPGQRVTGGDIAALRSVAELFRTLDHAYGGGHARQALVRYLEHEAEPMLRGTYGENVGRRLFAAAADLTRLAGWTSYDIAAHGLAQRYFVQALRLAQAAGDRAYGSYVLVTMSRQAVYLGHGREAVQLARVAQQGVGSAAPPVVQSLLNAVEARGHGVLGEVRACTASLARAERALESARPGDDVPHWGRYFDEAQLADEFGHCHRDLQQYRTAAQHAERSLQLRAPGYARSRLFSRVVLATARLGLGELDQACALGAEAAQQASEMRSARAVEYVRDFERRLEPYRDAAAVRTYRDRVAALG